The Bemisia tabaci chromosome 5, PGI_BMITA_v3 genome includes a window with the following:
- the RpL13A gene encoding large ribosomal subunit protein uL13, translated as MAEPDMDNKAVKEVSDYVSRRKLVIDGEGHLKGRLASVVAKALLLGRVVVVYNCDKICITGKFKRSKLKWFKFWGQRCNVNPARGPFHYRAPKAIFYRCVRGMVPRKTLRGRKAIRNLKVYEGIPPKYAKTTSLVVPCAMRVLNCRPDYKWHTIGKLSSDVGWKYGPVINKLNRKREEKERIALKKKLKIKQLKYISRVQTRRDTSKLEKKIRKTINQAHFKTFDQGYTLKPAAKPKPKKTKASKAAPKIAAK; from the exons ATGGCTGAGCCGGACATGGATAATAAAGCCGTCAAAGAAGTTTCCGACTACGTTTCTAGACGG aaaCTAGTCATCGATGGAGAGGGACACCTCAAAGGACGTTTGGCCTCAGTTGTGGCCAAAGCTCTTCTTCTAGGTCGAGTGGTTGTTGTTTACAACTGTGACAAAATCTGTATCACAGGAAAGTTTAAGAG GAGTAAACTGAAATGGTTCAAATTTTGGGGTCAGAGGTGTAATGTCAACCCAGCCAGAGGTCCATTCCACTACAGAGCTCCAAAAGCTATTTTCTACCGATGCGTCAGAG gtATGGTGCCGCGTAAAACGCTGCGTGGACGTAAAGCCATCCGAAACCTGAAAGTTTATGAAGGTATTCCACCCAAGTATGCCAAGACCACATCTTTGGTTGTTCCCTGTGCTATGAGGGTACTTAATTGCAGACCTGACTACAAATGGCACACAATTGGAAAACTTTCCTCTGATGTTGGTTGGAAGTATGGTCCTGTCATCAACAAGTTGAATAGGAAACGCGAAGAGAAGGAGAGAATTGCTCTTAAGAAGAAACTGAAGATTAAG CAACTCAAGTACATTTCCCGCGTCCAGACCCGTCGCGATACTTCCAAATTGGAGAAAAAGATCCGCAAAACAATTAATCAAGCACACTTCAAAACTTTTGACCAAGGCTACACACTGAAACCAGCCGCTAAGCCCAAACCCAAGAAGACAAAAGCATCGAAAGCTGCTCCAAAAATAGCAGCAAAATAG
- the LOC109037481 gene encoding myosin-I heavy chain, which yields MIGAPLNHSLIAPVVPKHPLTISHTLSAPGTGGQATDSLKKRNSSGGAMEGDMGAPAAAAAPPTPAAPVSTATGTAPGDKFPKGTMRPSHGSPHLDDLIYLPGPLTEDAVLKCLHARFATAQFFTNMGPILLSINPYTDVGNPLTLTSMRGVTLSASLLKVVQDAVRQQSETGYPQAIILSGTSGSGKTYCSMLLLRQLFDVAGGGPETDAFKHLAAAFTVLRSLGSAKTTSNSESSRIGHFIEVQVTDGALYRTKIHCYFLDQTRVIRPLPNEKNYHIFYQMLAGLTPEERVKLNLEGYSPLNLFYLQNGDTYQDEAEDAARFLAWKACLGVLGIPFLDVVRVLAAVLLLGNMQFVDKVPGPNGTVGEVIVNGEAELTAVAGLLGVTASALFRGITTRTHNARGQLVKSLCDANMSNMIRDSLAKALYCRTVATIVRRANSLKRLGSTLGTLSSDSNESVHNQADVASQHASTVGTAGSKSSKSMAALNNAVRHATDGSIGILDMFGFEEPKPSQLEHLCINLCAETMQHFYNTHIFKSSIESCRDEGIHSDVEVDYTDNVPCIDLISSLRTGLLSMLDVECSIRGSAESYIAKVKAQHRHNSRLYEPKPLEPRSFGIQHFAGRVVYDATNFLDTNKDVVPDDLVAVFHKQTCSFGFATHLFGSELKALFSLETVPRGVSFRISPTSHSDLLNGDEPVSTLTQDFHTRLDNLLRSLVHARPHFVRCVKANSAESPARFDRSTVMRQIRSLQVLETVNLMVGGFPHRMRFKAFNSRYRLLAPFTQLRRSEEGAIEDCQLILHRLEEKQQLKQLQSEVSVSWAFGKRHIFLSEGLRQQLETLRTNTRQHAATLIQTKWRGWHLRKRWPALKRSLELQHPTGNVGGGTTGISGRSGNASNSGNTTATLSRPRPQPIAGTPPPDPNEKCDQKMIQQTCTLFGLDLERPPPVPPSRPYTVAGNTKLGYPQTRVMKMPFPEDGNGEVSLMKGDTVVVVGASNRRGHLVVEHSNTSLHVPFQFLELKPSPVAI from the exons ACTCGCTGAAGAAGCGAAATTCGTCAGGCGGAGCGATGGAGGGCGACATGGGCGCccccgcggcggcggcggcgcctcCCACGCCGGCCGCCCCCGTCTCGACGGCCACGGGCACCGCGCCCGGCGACAAGTTTCCCAAGGGCACGATGCGCCCCTCCCACGGTAGCCCTCACCTCGACGACCTCATCTACCTGCCCGGGCCCCTCACCGAGGACGCCGTCCTCAAATGCCTCCACGCCAGATTCGCAACCGCACAGTTTTTC ACGAATATGGGCCCCATTCTACTGTCGATCAACCCGTACACGGACGTAGGGAACCCACTCACGCTGACGAGCATGCGCGGGGTGACGCTGAGCGCGTCGCTACTCAAAGTCGTCCAGGACGCTGTGCGTCAGCAGTCGGAGACCGGCTACCCCCAAGCCATCATCCTCTCAG GTACCAGTGGAAGTGGAAAGACATATTGCTCCATGCTATTATTAAGGCAATTGTTTGATGTCGCTGGAGGAGGCCCAGAAACTGATGCCTTCAAGCATCTTGCTGCTGCTTTCACTGTCCTCCGCTCACTCGGATCTGCCAAAACCACCTCCAACTCGGAATCTAGTCGCATT ggtCATTTTATAGAAGTTCAAGTCACTGATGGAGCGTTGTACCGCACAAAAattcattgttattttttggaCCAAACTCGAGTTATTCGTCCTCTACCAAATGAGAAAAACTATCACATTTTCTATCAGATGCTTGCCGGTTTAACGCCAGAAGAAAGAG TTAAATTGAACTTGGAGGGCTATTCTCCCCTGAATTTATTTTACCTGCAGAATGGAGATACCTATCAAGATGAGGCTGAAGATGCTGCAAGATTTCTGGCATGGAAAGCTTGTTTAG GTGTTCTGGGAATTCCATTCTTGGATGTTGTCAGAGTTCTAGCTGCAGTTTTACTTTTGGGTAATATGCAGTTTGTTGACAAAGTTCCTGGACCTAATGGAACGGTAGGGGAAGTGATAGTGAATGGTGAAGCAGAGCTGACTGCAGTAGCTGGTTTGTTGGGCGTCACAGCATCAGCACTATTCAGAGGTATTACAACTCGCACTCACAATGCCAGAGGCCAGCTGGTGAAATCCCTTTGTGATGCTAACATG TCAAACATGATTCGTGATTCTCTAGCAAAAGCTCTGTACTGTCGCACAGTTGCAACAATTGTGCGACGAGCGAATAGTCTGAAACGTCTGGGATCAACTTTAGGAACGCTGAGTAGTGACTCAAATGAATCTGTTCACAACCAAGCTGAT GTTGCCAGTCAGCATGCATCAACTGTTGGTACTGCGGGATCCAAGTCTAGTAAATCAATGGCGGCTCTCAACAATGCAGTGCGGCATGCCACAGACGGGTCAATCGGCATCCTTGACATGTTCGGATTTGAAGAACCCAAA CCAAGTCAATTGGAGCACCTTTGCATCAATTTGTGTGCAGAAACAATGcagcatttttacaacactCATATCTTTAAATCTAGCATCGAGTCATGCCGAGACGAAGGCATTCATAGTGATGTTGAAGTTGACTATACTGACAATGTTCCGTGCATTGATCTGATTTCTTCTTTG AGAACTGGTTTGTTGAGTATGTTAGATGTTGAATGCTCAATTCGTGGTTCCGCTGAGTCCTATATTGCCAAAGTCAAAGCTCAACATAGACATAATTCACGCTTGTACGAACCAAAACCTCTGGAGCCCAGATCCTTTGGAATCCAGCACTTTGCAGGACGAGTGGTTTATGATGCAACAAATTTCTTAG ATACCAACAAAGATGTGGTACCAGATGACCTTGTTGCTGTGTTTCATAAACAAACATGTAGCTTTGGTTTTGCAACACACCTATTTGGCAGCGAATTAAAAGcacttttttctttggaaacaGTTCCAAGAGGAGTTAGCTTCCGCATTTCTCCCACTTCGCATTCTGATTT GTTAAATGGTGATGAGCCCGTTTCAACTTTGACTCAAGACTTTCACACTCGCTTAGATAATTTACTACGTTCATTAGTTCATGCACGACCTCACTTTGTACGCTGTGTTAAGGCAAATTCTGCAGAGAGCCCTGCAAGATTTGATCGTAGTACTGTCATGAGGCAAATTCGTTCCTTGCAAGTTCTAGAAACAGTTAATTTAATGGTTGGAG GATTCCCCCACAGAATGAGATTTAAGGCATTCAATTCACGGTATAGGCTGTTAGCACCATTCACACAATTGCGCCGGTCCGAAGAAGGAGCAATAGAAGACTGTCAACTAATTTTACATCGACTGGAGGAGAAACAGCAACTGAAACAGTTGCAGTCTGAAGTGTCCGTTTCATGGGCCTTCGGCAAAAGGCACATATTCTTAAG CGAAGGTTTAAGACAGCAGTTAGAGACATTGAGAACAAATACTAGGCAACACGCAGCTACCTTAATTCAGACAAAATGGCGAGGTTGGCATCTGAGGAAACGCTGGCCAGCCCTGAAAAGATCGCTTGAACTACAACATCCTACTGGCAACGTTGGAg GAGGAACAACTGGCATTTCAGGAAGGTCTGGTAACGCATCAAACAGTGGAAACACAACTGCAACTTTGAGTCGACCGCGGCCACAGCCCATTGCAGGCACTCCACCCCCAGACCCTAATGAAAAGTGTGATCAAAAGATGATACAACAGACTTGCACTTTGTTTGGACTTGACttg gaaCGACCTCCACCTGTTCCGCCTAGTCGACCGTATACAGTCGCAGGAAACACGAAACTAGGATACCCTCAGACCAGAGTAATGAAGATGCCCTTCCCAG aggATGGAAATGGCGAAGTTTCACTGATGAAAGGAGACACGGTTGTTGTAGTAGGTGCTTCAAACCGGCGAGGACACTTAGTAGTAGAACACAGTAATACTAGTTTACATGTTCCTTTCCAGTTTCTTGAACTGAAACCCAGTCCAGTGGCTATCTGA